One window of the Crassaminicella thermophila genome contains the following:
- a CDS encoding DNA-3-methyladenine glycosylase family protein — MSFNIFEEKGKIIVEGLADFELPHIFECGQCFRWNKESDNSYTGVAKGRVINVCKKENKVIFDNTSKDDFLNIWVDYFDLYRDYGRIKKVLAKKDTVMKDAVMHGFGIRILNQDEWETLISFIISSNRGIPLIKKSIEALCKKYGNFIGEYKGKEYYDFPSAEVLQSKSVEEIKESHTGYRAKYIVDTAAMIAKKEIDIYHLKNLSTEDARKELMRCSGVGPKVADCILLFSMGKFDAFPTDVWVKRIVEYFYLKEESSFKRIQEFAKEKFKKDAGFAQQYLFYYARALGIGK, encoded by the coding sequence TTGAGTTTTAATATATTTGAAGAGAAAGGAAAAATAATTGTAGAGGGACTTGCAGACTTTGAATTGCCTCATATTTTTGAGTGTGGACAATGTTTTCGTTGGAATAAAGAATCGGATAATAGTTATACAGGCGTTGCAAAAGGGAGAGTAATAAATGTTTGTAAGAAAGAAAATAAAGTGATTTTTGATAATACAAGCAAGGATGATTTTTTGAATATTTGGGTAGATTATTTTGACCTATATAGAGATTATGGCAGGATAAAAAAGGTTTTGGCAAAGAAAGATACAGTAATGAAAGATGCAGTTATGCATGGATTTGGAATAAGAATATTAAATCAAGATGAATGGGAAACTTTAATATCTTTTATTATTTCTTCGAATCGTGGAATTCCCCTTATTAAAAAATCTATAGAAGCATTATGTAAGAAATACGGAAACTTTATTGGAGAATACAAAGGGAAGGAGTATTATGATTTTCCTTCAGCAGAAGTTTTGCAAAGTAAGTCTGTGGAAGAAATAAAAGAAAGCCATACAGGTTATAGGGCTAAATATATTGTAGATACAGCAGCGATGATTGCAAAAAAGGAAATTGACATATATCATTTGAAAAATTTATCAACAGAAGATGCGAGAAAGGAATTGATGCGCTGTAGCGGTGTAGGGCCTAAGGTTGCAGATTGTATTTTGTTGTTTTCTATGGGAAAATTTGATGCTTTTCCAACAGATGTATGGGTAAAAAGGATTGTTGAATATTTTTATTTAAAAGAGGAAAGTTCATTTAAAAGAATACAAGAATTTGCTAAAGAAAAGTTTAAAAAAGATGCAGGTTTTGCTCAACAATATCTTTTTTATTATGCAAGAGCGTTAGGGATTGGAAAATAA
- a CDS encoding MATE family efflux transporter, translated as MTQSIQSNRLGTEPIVPLLFKLAIPSILSMFIQALYNVVDSVFVAKISEDALAALSLAFPIQMVLIAIGVGTGIGTSSLISRLLGAGNNKRASSVAEHVLCIAVFYGIFIGICGIFFSKHFISIFTNDPTLIDYGSCYIKIILIGSTSLFLPMISNNILRGEGNTFIPMITMLIGSILNIILDPLFIFGYGFFPKLGIEGAAIATVLSRIISGTFILLVLFKGNHQIKLTFRDFSFDLSIIKGIYQVGFPAMTMQILASFMIAGFNAILSSYGGTAIAALGIYFRLQSFVFMPVFGLNQGYMPIIGYNYGHNNPERMKKTMKFAFIIAFVFTFLGFLLLQVFPKELIKMFNDSPKLLEIGTNALKTISLAFPIIGPAIIGSTTFQAIGKGLPSLILSFCRQIILLLPLAFIFVKIGGLHLIWYSFPISEIISAVLMVFWLNKTLKKVFLKMHSI; from the coding sequence TTGACTCAATCAATCCAAAGTAATAGATTAGGTACAGAACCAATAGTACCTTTATTATTTAAATTAGCTATTCCTTCTATATTATCAATGTTTATTCAGGCATTATATAATGTAGTTGATAGCGTATTTGTAGCAAAAATAAGTGAAGATGCACTAGCTGCATTATCATTAGCTTTTCCTATCCAAATGGTTCTAATTGCAATAGGAGTAGGTACAGGAATAGGTACTAGCTCATTAATATCTAGATTGCTTGGAGCTGGAAATAATAAAAGAGCTTCTAGCGTTGCAGAACATGTATTATGTATTGCTGTATTCTATGGTATTTTTATAGGAATATGTGGTATATTTTTTTCTAAGCATTTCATTTCAATATTTACAAATGATCCTACTCTTATTGATTATGGTTCCTGTTACATAAAGATTATTCTTATTGGATCAACTTCACTTTTTCTACCTATGATTAGCAATAATATTTTAAGGGGTGAAGGGAATACCTTCATCCCTATGATTACAATGTTAATTGGTTCTATTTTAAATATCATACTAGACCCACTTTTCATATTTGGATACGGTTTTTTCCCTAAACTTGGGATAGAAGGAGCTGCAATAGCTACAGTTTTATCAAGAATCATAAGTGGTACATTCATTTTACTTGTATTGTTCAAAGGTAATCATCAAATAAAATTAACCTTTAGGGATTTTTCCTTTGATCTATCTATCATAAAGGGAATCTATCAAGTAGGATTTCCTGCTATGACGATGCAAATTTTAGCATCTTTTATGATTGCAGGTTTTAATGCTATATTAAGTAGCTATGGAGGAACTGCTATTGCTGCATTAGGAATTTATTTTAGACTTCAATCTTTTGTCTTTATGCCTGTTTTTGGGTTGAATCAAGGATATATGCCAATAATAGGTTATAACTATGGTCATAATAATCCTGAAAGAATGAAAAAAACAATGAAATTTGCTTTTATTATAGCCTTTGTTTTTACCTTTCTTGGTTTTTTACTGCTTCAAGTATTTCCTAAAGAACTCATTAAAATGTTTAATGATAGCCCAAAACTTTTAGAAATCGGCACAAATGCTCTTAAAACAATTAGTCTTGCGTTTCCAATTATAGGTCCTGCAATTATTGGATCTACAACATTTCAAGCTATTGGAAAAGGACTTCCAAGTTTGATTTTATCTTTCTGCAGACAGATTATTTTGCTTTTACCTTTAGCTTTTATCTTTGTAAAAATAGGTGGACTACATCTTATATGGTATTCATTTCCTATTTCAGAAATAATTTCAGCAGTTCTTATGGTATTTTGGCTAAATAAAACTCTAAAAAAAGTTTTTTTGAAGATGCATTCAATTTAA